A genomic region of Nocardioides plantarum contains the following coding sequences:
- a CDS encoding DUF3068 domain-containing protein, with amino-acid sequence MRTIVGRLLIALGGFLLVAGLVAAIWAPGVVKKTPVDVDSVTHLSGQGGKVDASTGEITVGPVVASSITKVDTEASDDDVAVFVSTSCLMKDEGDVPDCVDADDPRLLNASTDLFATDRTTALTVPNGRYVPAGTEQATGLQNKWPFDAKKKTYPYWDGTAGKAYDAVFQREEDVQGMKTYVYKVVIENAPIEVAEGVPGTYNSSKELYIDPITGAIINQTDVQTRFLDSGTQALDLKLEFTEQQQRTNVDDAKDNQRSLKLVTTWIPIVGIAGGLLAIVGGILLVLREGRRRPDDTTTDDVFADGTESPRH; translated from the coding sequence GTGCGCACCATTGTTGGGCGATTGCTGATCGCGCTCGGAGGATTCCTGCTCGTGGCGGGCCTGGTCGCCGCCATCTGGGCCCCCGGGGTCGTCAAGAAGACACCGGTCGACGTCGACTCGGTCACCCACCTGTCGGGCCAGGGCGGCAAGGTCGACGCCAGCACCGGCGAGATCACGGTCGGCCCCGTCGTCGCCTCGAGCATCACCAAGGTCGACACCGAGGCCTCCGACGACGACGTGGCGGTGTTCGTCAGTACCTCGTGCCTGATGAAGGACGAGGGCGACGTCCCCGACTGCGTCGACGCCGACGACCCGCGCCTGCTCAACGCGAGCACCGATCTCTTCGCCACCGACCGCACCACGGCGCTGACCGTCCCCAACGGCCGCTACGTGCCCGCGGGCACCGAGCAGGCCACGGGCCTGCAGAACAAGTGGCCCTTCGACGCCAAGAAGAAGACCTACCCCTACTGGGACGGCACGGCCGGCAAGGCCTACGACGCGGTCTTCCAGCGCGAGGAGGACGTCCAGGGCATGAAGACCTACGTCTACAAGGTCGTCATCGAGAACGCGCCGATCGAGGTCGCCGAGGGGGTGCCGGGCACCTACAACAGCTCCAAGGAGCTCTACATCGACCCGATCACCGGCGCGATCATCAACCAGACCGACGTCCAGACGCGCTTCCTCGACTCCGGGACGCAGGCCCTCGACCTCAAGCTGGAGTTCACCGAGCAGCAGCAGCGCACCAACGTCGACGACGCCAAGGACAACCAGCGCTCGCTGAAGCTGGTCACCACGTGGATCCCGATCGTCGGGATCGCCGGCGGTCTGCTGGCCATCGTCGGGGGCATCCTGCTCGTCCTGCGCGAGGGACGACGACGCCCCGACGACACCACGACCGACGACGTCTTCGCCGACGGCACCGAGAGCCCGCGGCACTGA
- a CDS encoding class I SAM-dependent methyltransferase, with product MNPPGRGASAARKRATLRRSVALLRAFRYEQPDPPRFYTALARDSVEQLSTYVDLTGSLLLDVGGGPGYFRDAFTAAGARYVALDADVGELSGLGEMPPGTVLGSGMALPFRDGSLDVCYSSNVLEHVSDPWLMAQEMLRVTRPGGTVFLSYTVWFGPWGGHETAPWHFLGGRRARARYRRTHGREPKNRFGESLFKVTVAQALRWAGEQQDAEVVAIVPRYNPAWSWWLLRVPLVREVVTWNLAIVLRRH from the coding sequence GTGAATCCTCCCGGGCGTGGCGCGTCGGCGGCCAGGAAGCGGGCGACGCTGCGGCGCTCGGTCGCCCTGCTGCGGGCGTTCCGCTACGAGCAGCCCGACCCGCCGCGCTTCTACACCGCGCTGGCCCGCGACTCGGTCGAGCAGCTCAGCACGTACGTCGACCTCACCGGATCCCTGCTGCTCGACGTGGGCGGGGGCCCGGGCTACTTCCGCGACGCCTTCACCGCGGCCGGCGCGCGTTACGTCGCGCTCGACGCCGACGTGGGGGAGCTGTCCGGGCTCGGGGAGATGCCGCCCGGCACCGTGCTCGGCAGCGGCATGGCGCTGCCGTTCCGCGACGGGAGCCTCGACGTCTGCTACTCCTCCAACGTGCTCGAGCACGTGTCCGACCCCTGGCTGATGGCCCAGGAGATGCTCCGGGTGACGCGCCCGGGCGGCACCGTCTTCCTCAGCTACACCGTCTGGTTCGGACCGTGGGGTGGCCACGAGACCGCGCCGTGGCACTTCCTGGGCGGTCGGCGCGCCCGCGCCCGCTACCGGCGTACCCACGGCCGGGAGCCGAAGAACCGGTTCGGCGAGTCGCTGTTCAAGGTCACGGTGGCCCAGGCGCTGCGCTGGGCGGGCGAGCAGCAGGACGCCGAGGTCGTGGCGATCGTGCCGCGCTACAACCCGGCGTGGTCGTGGTGGTTGCTGCGGGTGCCCCTGGTGCGCGAGGTCGTCACCTGGAACCTCGCGATCGTTCTGCGCCGGCACTAG
- a CDS encoding glycosyltransferase family 4 protein: MQHQLDGLSGKHVVFLSWRDTRNPEGGGAELYLERVATGLAAAGCRVTILCAAHAAAPPDEVVDGVRYVRRGSKITVYLRGMAALLRHRFGHVDVVVDVQNGLPFFSRLVTRAPVVVLVHHVHREQWGVLFGPVMARVGWWIERRFAPWLYRRCQYVAVSRATRAELQELGVDRARIAIVHNGSDRVIRVDESKAERPTVAVVGRLVPHKQVEHAIDAVVALRDRHPGICLQVVGDGWWEANLKQYAVEAGAEDLVSFLGHVDEQRKHEIYARAWVLALPSIKEGWGLVIGEAAMHATPTVAYSSAGGTRESVRTGVTGILVEDQAGFTAAIDELLGDDALRSRLGAAALAMSHSYTWEHAQESFGVVLLAAMEGRRIDTQDPDEGS, from the coding sequence GTGCAGCACCAGCTAGACGGCCTGAGCGGCAAGCACGTGGTGTTCCTCAGCTGGCGCGACACCCGCAACCCCGAGGGCGGCGGCGCCGAGCTCTACCTCGAGCGGGTCGCCACCGGCCTGGCCGCGGCGGGCTGCCGCGTCACCATCCTGTGCGCCGCCCACGCCGCCGCTCCGCCCGACGAGGTCGTCGACGGCGTGCGCTACGTGCGTCGCGGGTCCAAGATCACGGTCTACCTACGGGGCATGGCGGCCCTGCTGCGGCACCGGTTCGGCCACGTCGACGTCGTGGTCGACGTCCAGAACGGGCTGCCGTTCTTCTCCCGCCTGGTCACCCGGGCCCCGGTCGTGGTCCTCGTGCACCACGTGCACCGCGAGCAGTGGGGCGTGCTGTTCGGGCCGGTGATGGCCCGGGTCGGCTGGTGGATCGAGCGCCGCTTCGCCCCGTGGCTCTACCGCCGCTGCCAGTACGTCGCGGTGTCGCGGGCGACCCGGGCCGAGCTGCAGGAGCTCGGGGTCGACCGGGCCCGGATCGCGATCGTCCACAACGGCTCGGACCGCGTGATCCGGGTCGACGAGAGCAAGGCCGAGCGGCCCACGGTCGCCGTGGTCGGTCGACTGGTCCCCCACAAGCAGGTCGAGCACGCCATCGACGCCGTGGTCGCCCTGCGCGACCGGCACCCCGGGATCTGCCTGCAGGTCGTGGGCGACGGCTGGTGGGAGGCCAACCTGAAACAGTACGCCGTCGAGGCCGGCGCCGAGGACCTCGTCTCGTTCCTGGGTCACGTCGACGAGCAGCGCAAGCACGAGATCTACGCCCGGGCGTGGGTGCTCGCACTGCCCTCGATCAAGGAGGGCTGGGGCCTGGTGATCGGCGAGGCGGCCATGCACGCGACGCCGACGGTGGCCTACTCGTCGGCCGGCGGCACGCGCGAGTCGGTGCGCACCGGGGTGACCGGGATCCTGGTCGAGGACCAGGCCGGGTTCACCGCCGCGATCGACGAGCTGCTCGGCGACGACGCGCTGCGGTCACGGCTGGGGGCCGCAGCCCTCGCGATGAGCCACTCCTACACGTGGGAGCACGCCCAGGAGTCGTTCGGCGTGGTGCTCCTCGCCGCGATGGAGGGACGCCGCATCGACACTCAGGACCCCGACGAGGGGTCCTGA